The genomic DNA TCCGGTGGCTTTGAGCATCGAAGTCGTTCGGTGAACGAACAGGTCGGTAAACATGCCTGAACCATAAGGCCAGAAGCGGCGCCACTGCTTGTAAACAGCGCGGTCGAATGGCCGGTCTTCTGCCAAGCCTTCTTCAACACCCAGCCAGCGTTTCCAATCGATATTCTTTGGTGTCATCTGCTTTTCGAGAGCATAATAACGCCACTGTCCCATATCTGAATTGCGGAAGTATTCGGTCTGGAACTGCAGAACTTTTCCGAGCTTACCCTCGTTGAGCAGTTCACGAACCTGATTCCAGACGGGCAGGGAAGTCGATTGCACACCGACCTGCATCACTTTGCCGGTGCTTTTCCAGACATCAACAACCTGTAATGATTCTTCGACGAACTTTGTCATCGGCTTTTCACAGTAGACATGCAGACCGGCATTCAGGCTGTCGACAATCTGCTTGCAATGCCAGTGATCTGGAGTTCCGATACAGACCGCATCGAGATTTTCTTTCTCGATCATGTCGCGATAATCGACATACTTAGCCGGTTCGTTGCCATTTTCTTTTTTGATGTAGTCGGCGACTTTATCGCGTTGTTCGCTGTAAACTTCAGCAACTGCGACCAGATCGATATTCGAGCCTTCATTTTTCTGCTTGGCCAGTGTTTTAACGTGAGCACCAAACCCGCGTCCCCCCGGTCCAATGAAGCCAATACGAATCCGCTCGTTGCTGCCAGCCGCCTGAGCTTTAGCCAGTGGAATTGCGTTCACACCAGCGGCAACTGCAGCCGCGGTGCCTGTTGTTTTAATGAAATCACGACGGTTCACGCCATTGGAACCAGATATTTCTGACATAATATTTACCTTTTAAGAATTTGAAATTGTGTGAGCGAAACACATTAGCGCATCTAGCCCATCGTATTCAGGATCTCTCTCGTTTAGTTGAGGGAATTCATAAAGATAAGCGTTGATGGGTTGAGTTTCCAGTAATAGATTGAAAATGAGCATTTGATTTCGGAATGCTGATCTTAATCATCCTATCCCAGAGCAATATTAAGAACACTCAAACTGAACTTGTGCTAAACCCTTGGTAGAAAATACAATTAGTTTTTGAGCTTGAATTTTTTCTGCCGAAGGGAGTCGCGCAGTGCATATTAATCCTTGTCCCCCCGATTGGTCCCGCAGGGACTCACGAGATATCCTTGAATACTGGACTCGATACAGCCGTCGAACTCAGTTACAGGGCTATTTACTGCTCAAGGGTGATGAAGATCAGTCCTGGCGATTGACGGCGATTGCCGGTTATCTGGCGCTATTCTTGGTGTTTCTACTCTTCCTGGGGACAATATCTGACCCCGTTGTCGTCAAGCCTCGGAAAGTGAAAGCCGTTCAGTTTGTCGCTGCTGCAACACCCGAAATCGATCCACAAGTCGATACCGTCATGGAGATCGAACCTCGCGTTATTGAAGCGGTTTACCCCGTCGAAATTATGCAGGTTGCTTATGAAATGCCGGTTGTTGAAAAACCTGCGCCCAAGCCGGAGCCGAAACCATTTGAAGATCCCTTCGCGATGTTCGCTCCTCCGCCTGAGGAAAAACCTTCCGTTCCCGTGGCTCCTCGAACATGGACTCTCAAGCCGGAATTGTTGATCGAATCTTCAACAACGGAACTGATTGCCGATTATCAATATTCCGAGTTAACTCAATCGAATGTTATTCAGAGTCGATATTCAGGCAACGTTGATTTAGTCTCGCTGGCTTCCAGCCGCTGGCAACTGGCTTCTGTAAGTGATTTCGGTTTTGCATTCCAGCCCCCTCGTCAACTATGGTTGACTTCAGCGGAAAGGCAGGCTCCAAGTGAAATTCGTAGTCCCGTTCCACAGGATCGTGTCGAAGACACGCAGCAACCCAATGTGATTACTTCAAAAATGGTCACACTGCGAAAGCGATATCCTTCTCAGACATCTGGGCAGCACAAACTGACCTATTTCCTGGAGGTAACCAATGAGGGGAGTGAAAAGATTTCCCAGGTTCATGTTTCCGAGCATTGTGCGGATTTGGATTTAATTGACAAGACTTCACCCAAGGCAACGTTGATGGATGAGGCATTATTCTGGATTATAAGAGATTTGCTACCTGCAGAAACTCGTTCTATAGAGATTTCCTGTTTCGCGCCAACAAATCTGGCGATGCTGAAATCGGAGTCTTCGATCCAGGTCTTTGAGACCCTGGCGACTGCAACCAATGTGATCATTCCTGATGTCTCTGTTTCGGTCACAGTTCCGGTAGAAGTCGAAAGTGGTCAAGATTTCGATGTCATGATTCTCGTCGAGAACAATAGTGACAAAACCTTTAACCCTTCAGAATTGACGATTGGCCTCTTGAAAGGCGTTCAGCATGAGGTTGGTCCCCAATTGGTAAGGCAGATTGACGTTCCCAGTCCTGGCGAATCTTATGAATTTCCACTCAAGTTGACATCCACTGACGTAGGTGAAGGCATTATCGAGGCTAGCCTGAATTTAGAAGAGTCAATTACTGTTCCTGTGAAAGCAATCACGAAGGTCAGGGCAGTGAATGAAAAGTCAGGCACTAATGCCACGGCCCGGCGAGTTTCTCAAGATGTTGTCAGCTTGAGTGAGTAGAGCCTCACTCTCATGTCATTATTGGACTTCCCCAAGAATAGTGGGCGCGGGGTAATGGTTAAGTCACTTGTACAAACTGCGCAGGGCTCAGATAGCCCAGTGCAGAATGTTTCCGTACTCGATTATAAAACACTTCGATGTATTCAAACAGGCTCGATCGAGCCTCTGAACGCTTCTTGTATCGCTCATGATGAACGAGCTCTTTCTTCAACGTCGCAAAAAATGACTCCATGGGAGCGTTGTCCCAACAGTTCCCTTTCCGGCTCATCGAACAGGTGATTCCCATCGAGGTCAACACCTGTTGATAATCCTCGCTAGCGTACTGACTCCCGCGGTCTGAGTGAAGCGTTAATTCTTTGAGGTCTGCATTCGACACGGCCTCCTGATCCACTGCCATCCTCAAGGCATTGACCACCAGGTCTGAGGTCATGCGTTCGGCCATCGACCAGCCTACAACTTTGCGCGTATACATATCCAGCACTGCTGCCAGGTACAACCAGCCCTCCTCAGTCCAGATGCAGGTGATGTCACTCAGCCAAACTTCATTGCTTTTTGTCACGGCATCAAACTGACGATCCAGATGGTTCTCAGCCACGGGCCGGGAATGATTCGAGTCCGTGGTGTTTTTGAACTTCTTCCTGGTTTTTGCCTGAATTCCAGCCTGATTCATCAATTTGGCCACCGTATTCTCTGAGACCTCATAGCCGCGTTCCAGCAATTCTCTATGCATCCGAGGAGAGCCATACACTTCTCGTGTCTCCTGATGAATCTCCTTCATGGCCTGTGTCAACTCCTGTTGATTCTCCTGGCGTATACTCATCGGACGATTCTTCCAGGTGTAATATCCACTCCGGGAAACCTCGAAGATTTCACACATCCGAGCTACTTCAAAGTCTTCTTCATGGTCATCAATAAAGGTAAATCTCACTGATTTTCCTTCGCGAAAAAGGCTGCTGCTTTTTTTAAAATCTCTCGATCCATTCTCAGCTTACGATTCTCCTCGCGCAGCTGTCGCAACTCTTCACGTTCGGATTCAAACAACTTCTCGTTGGACTTCGATTCTTTGCCGCTCATGAACTTCTCTTTCCAGTTGCGTAAAACACTGACATGAATATCCAGGCGTCGAGCCGCCTCGGCCAGCGGATAATGCTGCTCGGTCACCAGTCCCACGGCATCCCGCTTAAACTCTTCAGAATAACGCCGCCGCGTCCGTTTTCCAGCCTGTGATGATCCCGACATAGTCGACTCCTCTCGGAGAGCTTACACTCTCTTTTGGGCGCCCACTATTCTTGGGGAAGTCCATATCTCACAAAATAAGCGAGCCGAGTCAGTTATAACTCGGCTCGCTTTGTAGTTGTGTGCCACTATTATTTAAGGGGTACAGAGCACTATAGCAAATTCAAATCCGCTTCTTAGCTGACCTTTTCGAGTTTTGTTACTCGTCCGCCGACAACCCATTCCGCAACAAAGATATTACCATCTTTATCGAAGCAGGCATCGTGAGGATGAACGAATTTTCCGGCTTGCCATTTGTCGGGTGAGGCGCGCATTTTGTTCTTATTGTCGAGTACTTCATTTCGCCAGGTGACATCATCGCCCAGTTGAGCGACGGCTTGGTTGTCTTTGTCCAGAATAGTTATGCGGGCGTGTAAATCGGGCACGAGCATTAAGTCGCCCTGGGTATCGATATCGGCAGGGAACAAAAAGCCTTCCAGGGTTTTTGCATGAGTACCATCCAGATGGAACCACTGCAGGCGTTTATTGGCTCTGTCGGCAACAACCAGTTCTGGCTCTCCATGACGTGTATCGAGCCAATGTCCGTGAGGAGTACTGAACTGTCCCTGAGCATTTCCTTTGCCACCGAGAGCCTGGACAAACTTGTCGGATTTATCGTATTCAAACAGATAATTACTCCCGTAGCCATCTCCAAGGTAGTACCCGCCATCCGGACGAAAACTGATGTTCGTTGGTCGATAGCGAATGCCCGGTTCGTCGTAGACACCGCTGACTTTATTCAGGGCATCTTTGCCACGCTGCCAGACGACTTCTCCGTCCAAAGTGATTTTTGCGAACGAGAGATTGCTTTCGCTGGGTGAAAGATAAATGAATTCCTGATTTCCTTCGCGGCGAATATCGATGCCGTGCCCATGACCGGCGTGGATATCTCCCAATGTTTTGACAAGCTTTCCTTTGGCATCAAACACGAAGACCGAGCCCGGATTTCCATAGTGAGTGATGTAAATCAATCCCTGCTCATCGATTGCAGTACCATGGGAGGCATTCCCATATTTATGGTCGGCTGGGAGAGAATCGTTTCCCCAATTGTGAATGCAACGA from Rubinisphaera italica includes the following:
- a CDS encoding IS3 family transposase (programmed frameshift) codes for the protein MSGSSQAGKRTRRRYSEEFKRDAVGLVTEQHYPLAEAARRLDIHVSVLRNWKEKFMSGKESKSNEKLFESEREELRQLREENRKLRMDREILKKAGSLFREGKSVRFTFIDDHEEDFEVARMCEIFEVSRSGYYTWKNRPMSIRQENQQELTQAMKEIHQETREVYGSPRMHRELLERGYEVSENTVAKLMNQAGIQAKTRKKFKNTTDSNHSRPVAENHLDRQFDAVTKSNEVWLSDITCIWTEEGWLYLAAVLDMYTRKVVGWSMAERMTSDLVVNALRMAVDQEAVSNADLKELTLHSDRGSQYASEDYQQVLTSMGITCSMSRKGNCWDNAPMESFFATLKKELVHHERYKKRSEARSSLFEYIEVFYNRVRKHSALGYLSPAQFVQVT
- a CDS encoding twin-arginine translocation signal domain-containing protein; this translates as MNQNSSNNAPDHHNKVSRRKFLQTTSIATAATLTTPFFVHAEKKSGGSETIIGSGEHTYRCIHNWGNDSLPADHKYGNASHGTAIDEQGLIYITHYGNPGSVFVFDAKGKLVKTLGDIHAGHGHGIDIRREGNQEFIYLSPSESNLSFAKITLDGEVVWQRGKDALNKVSGVYDEPGIRYRPTNISFRPDGGYYLGDGYGSNYLFEYDKSDKFVQALGGKGNAQGQFSTPHGHWLDTRHGEPELVVADRANKRLQWFHLDGTHAKTLEGFLFPADIDTQGDLMLVPDLHARITILDKDNQAVAQLGDDVTWRNEVLDNKNKMRASPDKWQAGKFVHPHDACFDKDGNIFVAEWVVGGRVTKLEKVS
- a CDS encoding Gfo/Idh/MocA family protein — translated: MSEISGSNGVNRRDFIKTTGTAAAVAAGVNAIPLAKAQAAGSNERIRIGFIGPGGRGFGAHVKTLAKQKNEGSNIDLVAVAEVYSEQRDKVADYIKKENGNEPAKYVDYRDMIEKENLDAVCIGTPDHWHCKQIVDSLNAGLHVYCEKPMTKFVEESLQVVDVWKSTGKVMQVGVQSTSLPVWNQVRELLNEGKLGKVLQFQTEYFRNSDMGQWRYYALEKQMTPKNIDWKRWLGVEEGLAEDRPFDRAVYKQWRRFWPYGSGMFTDLFVHRTTSMLKATGLNFPGRVVGAGGLYLEYDGRDVPDVATVCADFNEGVQGLINATMCNQESRITQLIRGHYGSFVFGNGEQFDSFKFIPERSQVTHDSKLKEEDIPVETPKESTTYLHFKNWVDAINANDPKACNNPPDLGAAAIATVILGARSYREGRVFHFDAETGTISDGNESWAKKWEAISEARGQAKHIPGWTAGDYGSTLSEPEYMKLAGPWIDGKPPENS